A single Dunckerocampus dactyliophorus isolate RoL2022-P2 chromosome 2, RoL_Ddac_1.1, whole genome shotgun sequence DNA region contains:
- the ptpro gene encoding receptor-type tyrosine-protein phosphatase O isoform X1 has translation MFVSRLLLLAAQLLGSAQVIPAFQVSLSDKGVIAATLESSDLQENVSAYAVQVSGEPRPNMLQFAGPGEPLLFNTSFHGLCYSVALLLRRGALWSRPVTSVSVLTKPLPVSSVAISDYRESPETGVVFDMDTPVGNIFSRVNISYSEGSERRSMLYKDFYKGKTVFKHWLPGVCYRNITFQLISEASAYQMVMRAQSDITHTPLRHRTVPYPPLNMSWKVVDLRQQVAAGEAPGVTQRAARQSRDVSLMEEDEGKEKPSEEQLLAPTEEPSHNLSSTTATDPSTSETVQNYWLDPTQPPADREDEFVNAEVHEYEDSNDAGSAMGLPAEPWVLPTKLPPILLEVRWLPPRAPTSYDGFKIYVRRDGNSTQTATVDESTHDFFTELTESGTYGVRVASLSTSGDCEARESAADAGFTFYLSPDGELLGELRQRPWAVNVRLLDSSTAAVSWALSSESHNGSVVSVVSTTCLKPSLNQRMETTYCSEENSTSDIITNLTPGAQYRVVVYHTNGPLFSPPSEPVIIDIEPTGVRELAMYPLSPTAVILSWQRPYHVAFRKYVLQTFFFNPVTLTSEWTTYYEIAATASVIASVRVTDLLPAWYYNFRVTMVTWGDPPLSCCDGATISFVTAPETPHISSVDYSHGVLYVRWTYGELFVDLSHSRITHWQVVAVGKKGPERSYSVDVTRNMMRASLPLPPGDIYNLTVTACTERSRNTSFPNIIKLEPAPPRSVYAVNATHSSVTLLWSEDGVVDHYQVVCRANQVGKQVKAGEPQVSSSHVVMVSGLMPSSSYNCSITSFSYSTPSKPTHITITTKAKEMNPSVAAISALAVLTILLISLLVLFLLVLRKKHLQMSRECGGEAFVNFASFDRDRKLPYNWRRSLFAFLTLLPSCLWTDYLLAFYINPWGKTALKKRKLTSPVQLDDFDAYFKEMSKDSAYKFSLQFEELKSVGLDLSHDAADLPVNRPKNRYTNILPYDFSRVKLMSMHNDEGADYINANYIPGYKHPKEYIATQGPLPETRNDFWKMVLQEKSPIVVMLTQCNERRRVKCDHYWPFTDEPVMYGEISVEMLSESESPEWTIRKFRLGYADETQDILHLNYTSWPDHGVPTVNAIESILQFVHIVRQQANRTKDPIVVHCSAGVGRTGTFIALDRLLQHLREHEFVDILGMVSEMRSHRLSMVQTEEQYVFIHQCVLLMWQKKQHAITSDVIYENASKT, from the exons ATGTTCGTGTCTCGCCTGCTGCTGCTCGCGGCCCAGCTGCTCGGTTCGGCCCAG GTGATTCCCGCCTTCCAGGTGAGTCTGAGTGACAAAGGTGTGATCGCGGCAACTCTGGAGAGTTCGGACCTTCAGGAGAACGTGTCGGCGTACGCGGTGCAGGTCTCTGGAGAGCCTCGGCCCAACATGCTGCAGTTTGCGGGCCCGGGCGAGCCTCTGCTGTTCAACACCTCCTTTCACGGCCTGTGCTACAGCGTGGCTCTGCTGCTCAGGCGGGGAGCGCTGTGGTCCCGCCCTGTCACGAGCGTGTCCGTCCTGACCA AGCCGCTCCCGGTGAGCAGCGTGGCGATCTCGGACTACAGGGAATCCCCAGAGACGGGCGTGGTGTTTGACATGGACACTCCAGTGGGGAACATCTTCAGCAGAGTCAACATCAGCTACAGTGAAGGAAGTGAGAGGCGCTCCATGCTCTACAAAG ATTTCTACAAGGGGAAGACGGTGTTCAAGCACTGGTTGCCCGGCGTGTGTTACCGCAACATCACCTTCCAGCTGATCTCGGAGGCCAGCGCCTATCAGATGGTGATGAGGGCGCAGAGCGACATCACGCACACGCCTCTGCGCCACAGGACGG tGCCATATCCTCCCCTCAACATGTCGTGGAAGGTCGTAGACTTGAGGCAGCAGGTGGCGGCGGGCGAGGCACCGGGCGTGACGCAGCGAGCCGCCCGGCAGTCCCGGGATGTCTCACTGATGGAGGAGGACGAGGGCAAGGAGAAGCCCTCTGAGGAGCAGCTGCTTGCCCCCACTGAGGAGCCTTCACACAACTTGAGCAGCACCACCGCCACTGACCCGAGCACCAGTGAGACCGTTCAGAACTACTGGCTGGACCCCACCCAGCCCCCGGCTGACAGGGAGGATGAGTTTGTCAACGCTGAAGTGCACGAGTACGAGGACTCCAACGATGCGGGATCAGCGATGGGTCTCCCTGCTGAGCCTTGGGTCCTGCCCACTAAACTTCCCCCCATCCTGCTAGAGGTGCGCTGGCTACCCCCCCGAGCGCCCACCAGCTACGACGGCTTCAAAATCTACGTCCGCAGAGACG GCAACTCCACACAAACGGCCACCGTGGACGAAAGCACTCACGACTTCTTCACCGAGCTCACCGAGTCGGGAACGTACGGCGTCAGAGTGGCCTCGCTGAGCACGTCGGGAGACTGTGAGGCCAGAGAGAGCGCCGCCGACGCCGGCTTCACCTTTTACCTCA GCCCTGACGGGGAACTTCTGGGGGAGCTGCGTCAGCGTCCGTGGGCCGTGAACGTCCGCCTGTTGGACTCCAGCACCGCCGCGGTGTCCTGGGCGCTGTCCTCGGAGAGCCACAACGGCAGCGTGGTGTCCGTGGTGTCCACCACATGCCTGAAGCCCAGCCTCAACCAGAGGATGGAGACCACCTACTGCAGCGAG GAAAACTCCACCAGCGACATTATCACCAACCTGACGCCAGGGGCTCAGTACAGAGTGGTGGTCTACCACACCAACGGCCCTCTTTTCAGCCCTCCTTCCGAGCCCGTCATCATCGATATAG AGCCCACCGGCGTTCGAGAGCTCGCCATGTACCCGCTGAGCCCCACGGCGGTCATCCTGAGCTGGCAGCGTCCGTACCACGTGGCCTTCCGCAAGTACGTCCTCCAGACCTTCTTCTTTAACCCCGTCACCCTCACCTCAGAGTGGACCACCTATTACGAGATCGCCGCCACCGCCTCAGTCATCGCCTCCGTG AGGGTGACGGATCTGCTGCCGGCTTGGTATTATAACTTCCGTGTTACCATGGTGACCTGGGGAGACCCGCCCCTCAGCTGCTGCGACGGCGCCACCATCAGCTTTGTGACAG CCCCGGAAACGCCGCACATCTCCTCGGTGGATTACTCCCACGGCGTCTTGTACGTGCGCTGGACGTACGGCGAACTCTTTGTCGACCTGTCCCATTCCCGCATCACGCACTGGCAGGTGGTGGCGGTCGGCAAGAAGGGGCCGGAGAGGAGCTACTCTGTTGAC GTGACACGTAACATGATGCGGGCCAGCCTCCCACTGCCGCCAGGAGACATCTATAACCTGACGGTGACCGCGTGCACGGAGCGCAGCAGGAACACTTCCTTCCCCAACATCATCAAACTgg AGCCGGCGCCCCCCAGGTCTGTGTACGCGGTCAACGCAACGCACTCATCTGTGACTCTGCTGTGGAGCGAGGATGGCGTGGTGGATCACTACCAAGTGGTCTGCAGAGCCAACCAAGTGGGCAAACAAGTGAAG GCTGGAGAGCCTCAGGTGTCCAGCTCTCACGTGGTGATGGTTTCTGGTTTGATGCCTTCATCCAGCTACAACTGCAGCATCACCAGCTTCAGCTACAGCACCCCCAGCAAACCCACCCacatcaccatcaccaccaaGG CTAAGGAGATGAACCCCAGCGTCGCCGCCATCTCGGCTCTCGCTGTGCTCACCATCCTGCTCATCAGCCTGCTGGTTCTGTTTCTTCTGGTTCTGCGCAAGAAGCACCTGCAGATGAGCAG AGAGTGCGGCGGGGAGGCCTTCGTCAACTTCGCCTCGTTCGACAGAGACAGGAAGCTCCCGTACAACTG GCGAAGAAGCCTCTTTGCCTTCCTTACCCTACTGCCGTCCTGCCTTTGGACTGACTATCTTTTGGCTTTTTATATTAATCCCTG GGGCAAGACCGCGTTAAAGAAACGGAAGCTAACAAG TCCCGTGCAGCTGGACGACTTTGACGCCTACTTCAAGGAAATGAGCAAAGACTCGGCCTACAAGTTCTCTCTGCAGTTTGAG GAGCTGAAGAGTGTCGGACTGGATCTTTCCCATGACGCAGCCGACCTGCCCGTCAACAGACCCAAGAACCGCTACACCAACATCCTCCCCT ACGACTTCAGTCGCGTGAAGCTGATGTCCATGCACAACGATGAAGGTGCAGACTACATCAACGCCAACTACATTCCT GGCTACAAACATCCTAAAGAGTACATCGCCACCCAGGGCCCGCTGCCCGAGACCCGCAACGACTTTTGGAAGATGGTTCTTCAGGAGAAGTCCCCCATCGTGGTCATGCTGACGCAGTGCAATGAGCGGCGGAGG GTGAAGTGCGACCACTACTGGCCGTTCACCGACGAGCCCGTCATGTATGGCGAGATCAGCGTGGAGATGCTCTCTGAAAGCGAATCCCCGGAGTGGACCATCAGGAAGTTCAGGCTGGGATAT GCGGATGAGACTCAGGACATCCTTCACCTCAACTACACCTCGTGGCCGGATCACGGCGTTCCCACAGTCAACGCCATCGAGAGCATCCTGCAGTTTGTCCACATTGTGCGTCAGCAGGCCAACAGGACCAAGGACCCCATCGTAGTCCACTGCAG CGCCGGCGTGGGCAGGACCGGCACCTTCATCGCTCTGGACCGCCTCTTGCAGCACCTTCGAGAACACGAGTTTGTGGACATCCTGGGGATGGTGTCCGAGATGCGCTCGCACCGCCTCTCCATGGTGCAGACTGAG GAACAGTACGTCTTCATCCATCAGTGTGTCCTGCTCATGTGGCAGAAGAAGCAGCATGCCATCACCTCCGACGTCATCTACGAGAACGCCAGCAAGACATAA
- the LOC129171258 gene encoding tetraspanin-8-like, producing the protein MAVNKCIKYLLFFFNLLFWLSGCIILGVSIYLKVSKGGNVITDESLPGIDLLIAVGVIIMVLGFLGCCGAIKENRCLLILFFASLLLIFILLLAAGILGAVGESKVKDWVKERLQKFLPLSRQPQNVRNDLEKLQEELKCCGLVNGVSDWDVTPASCRCTPTESDCDSTGVYNTSCSSQIVRLLEKNMEVVIGIAFAIAILLIAGMVFSMILYCQIGKENATTA; encoded by the exons ATGGCGGTCAACAAATGCATCAAAtatcttctcttctttttcaaCCTTCTCTTCTGG CTGAGCGGTTGCATCATCCTGGGCGTGTCAATCTACCTGAAAGTCAGCAAGGGCGGCAATGTG ATCACCGACGAGTCTCTTCCCGGCATCGACCTGCTGATCGCCGTGGGCGTCATCATCATGGTGCTGGGCTTCCTGGGATGCTGCGGCGCCATCAAGGAGAACCGCTGCCTGCTCATCCTG TTCTTCGCCagcctcctcctcatcttcatcctcctGCTGGCGGCGGGAATCCTGGGAGCCGTGGGCGAGAGCAAG GTGAAGGACTGGGTGAAGGAACGCTTGCAGAAGTTCCTGCCACTCTCGCGTCAGCCACAGAATGTGAGGAACGACCTGGAAAAACTGCAGGAGGAG CTCAAATGTTGTGGACTCGTAAACGGAGTGTCCGACTGGGACGTCACTCCCGCCTCATGTCGCTGCACCCCCACCGAGTCTGATTGCGACTCCACTGGCGTGTACAAcacg TCGTGCTCCAGCCAGATTGTCCGTCTGCTGGAGAAGAACATGGAGGTGGTGATCGGGATCGCCTTCGCCATCGCCATCCTGCTg ATTGCTGGCATGGTGTTCTCCATGATCCTCTACTGTCAGATCGGCAAGGAGAACGCCACCACGGCCTGA
- the ptpro gene encoding receptor-type tyrosine-protein phosphatase O isoform X2 — protein MFVSRLLLLAAQLLGSAQVIPAFQVSLSDKGVIAATLESSDLQENVSAYAVQVSGEPRPNMLQFAGPGEPLLFNTSFHGLCYSVALLLRRGALWSRPVTSVSVLTKPLPVSSVAISDYRESPETGVVFDMDTPVGNIFSRVNISYSEGSERRSMLYKDFYKGKTVFKHWLPGVCYRNITFQLISEASAYQMVMRAQSDITHTPLRHRTVPYPPLNMSWKVVDLRQQVAAGEAPGVTQRAARQSRDVSLMEEDEGKEKPSEEQLLAPTEEPSHNLSSTTATDPSTSETVQNYWLDPTQPPADREDEFVNAEVHEYEDSNDAGSAMGLPAEPWVLPTKLPPILLEVRWLPPRAPTSYDGFKIYVRRDGNSTQTATVDESTHDFFTELTESGTYGVRVASLSTSGDCEARESAADAGFTFYLSPDGELLGELRQRPWAVNVRLLDSSTAAVSWALSSESHNGSVVSVVSTTCLKPSLNQRMETTYCSEENSTSDIITNLTPGAQYRVVVYHTNGPLFSPPSEPVIIDIEPTGVRELAMYPLSPTAVILSWQRPYHVAFRKYVLQTFFFNPVTLTSEWTTYYEIAATASVIASVRVTDLLPAWYYNFRVTMVTWGDPPLSCCDGATISFVTAPETPHISSVDYSHGVLYVRWTYGELFVDLSHSRITHWQVVAVGKKGPERSYSVDVTRNMMRASLPLPPGDIYNLTVTACTERSRNTSFPNIIKLEPAPPRSVYAVNATHSSVTLLWSEDGVVDHYQVVCRANQVGKQVKAGEPQVSSSHVVMVSGLMPSSSYNCSITSFSYSTPSKPTHITITTKAKEMNPSVAAISALAVLTILLISLLVLFLLVLRKKHLQMSRECGGEAFVNFASFDRDRKLPYNWGKTALKKRKLTSPVQLDDFDAYFKEMSKDSAYKFSLQFEELKSVGLDLSHDAADLPVNRPKNRYTNILPYDFSRVKLMSMHNDEGADYINANYIPGYKHPKEYIATQGPLPETRNDFWKMVLQEKSPIVVMLTQCNERRRVKCDHYWPFTDEPVMYGEISVEMLSESESPEWTIRKFRLGYADETQDILHLNYTSWPDHGVPTVNAIESILQFVHIVRQQANRTKDPIVVHCSAGVGRTGTFIALDRLLQHLREHEFVDILGMVSEMRSHRLSMVQTEEQYVFIHQCVLLMWQKKQHAITSDVIYENASKT, from the exons ATGTTCGTGTCTCGCCTGCTGCTGCTCGCGGCCCAGCTGCTCGGTTCGGCCCAG GTGATTCCCGCCTTCCAGGTGAGTCTGAGTGACAAAGGTGTGATCGCGGCAACTCTGGAGAGTTCGGACCTTCAGGAGAACGTGTCGGCGTACGCGGTGCAGGTCTCTGGAGAGCCTCGGCCCAACATGCTGCAGTTTGCGGGCCCGGGCGAGCCTCTGCTGTTCAACACCTCCTTTCACGGCCTGTGCTACAGCGTGGCTCTGCTGCTCAGGCGGGGAGCGCTGTGGTCCCGCCCTGTCACGAGCGTGTCCGTCCTGACCA AGCCGCTCCCGGTGAGCAGCGTGGCGATCTCGGACTACAGGGAATCCCCAGAGACGGGCGTGGTGTTTGACATGGACACTCCAGTGGGGAACATCTTCAGCAGAGTCAACATCAGCTACAGTGAAGGAAGTGAGAGGCGCTCCATGCTCTACAAAG ATTTCTACAAGGGGAAGACGGTGTTCAAGCACTGGTTGCCCGGCGTGTGTTACCGCAACATCACCTTCCAGCTGATCTCGGAGGCCAGCGCCTATCAGATGGTGATGAGGGCGCAGAGCGACATCACGCACACGCCTCTGCGCCACAGGACGG tGCCATATCCTCCCCTCAACATGTCGTGGAAGGTCGTAGACTTGAGGCAGCAGGTGGCGGCGGGCGAGGCACCGGGCGTGACGCAGCGAGCCGCCCGGCAGTCCCGGGATGTCTCACTGATGGAGGAGGACGAGGGCAAGGAGAAGCCCTCTGAGGAGCAGCTGCTTGCCCCCACTGAGGAGCCTTCACACAACTTGAGCAGCACCACCGCCACTGACCCGAGCACCAGTGAGACCGTTCAGAACTACTGGCTGGACCCCACCCAGCCCCCGGCTGACAGGGAGGATGAGTTTGTCAACGCTGAAGTGCACGAGTACGAGGACTCCAACGATGCGGGATCAGCGATGGGTCTCCCTGCTGAGCCTTGGGTCCTGCCCACTAAACTTCCCCCCATCCTGCTAGAGGTGCGCTGGCTACCCCCCCGAGCGCCCACCAGCTACGACGGCTTCAAAATCTACGTCCGCAGAGACG GCAACTCCACACAAACGGCCACCGTGGACGAAAGCACTCACGACTTCTTCACCGAGCTCACCGAGTCGGGAACGTACGGCGTCAGAGTGGCCTCGCTGAGCACGTCGGGAGACTGTGAGGCCAGAGAGAGCGCCGCCGACGCCGGCTTCACCTTTTACCTCA GCCCTGACGGGGAACTTCTGGGGGAGCTGCGTCAGCGTCCGTGGGCCGTGAACGTCCGCCTGTTGGACTCCAGCACCGCCGCGGTGTCCTGGGCGCTGTCCTCGGAGAGCCACAACGGCAGCGTGGTGTCCGTGGTGTCCACCACATGCCTGAAGCCCAGCCTCAACCAGAGGATGGAGACCACCTACTGCAGCGAG GAAAACTCCACCAGCGACATTATCACCAACCTGACGCCAGGGGCTCAGTACAGAGTGGTGGTCTACCACACCAACGGCCCTCTTTTCAGCCCTCCTTCCGAGCCCGTCATCATCGATATAG AGCCCACCGGCGTTCGAGAGCTCGCCATGTACCCGCTGAGCCCCACGGCGGTCATCCTGAGCTGGCAGCGTCCGTACCACGTGGCCTTCCGCAAGTACGTCCTCCAGACCTTCTTCTTTAACCCCGTCACCCTCACCTCAGAGTGGACCACCTATTACGAGATCGCCGCCACCGCCTCAGTCATCGCCTCCGTG AGGGTGACGGATCTGCTGCCGGCTTGGTATTATAACTTCCGTGTTACCATGGTGACCTGGGGAGACCCGCCCCTCAGCTGCTGCGACGGCGCCACCATCAGCTTTGTGACAG CCCCGGAAACGCCGCACATCTCCTCGGTGGATTACTCCCACGGCGTCTTGTACGTGCGCTGGACGTACGGCGAACTCTTTGTCGACCTGTCCCATTCCCGCATCACGCACTGGCAGGTGGTGGCGGTCGGCAAGAAGGGGCCGGAGAGGAGCTACTCTGTTGAC GTGACACGTAACATGATGCGGGCCAGCCTCCCACTGCCGCCAGGAGACATCTATAACCTGACGGTGACCGCGTGCACGGAGCGCAGCAGGAACACTTCCTTCCCCAACATCATCAAACTgg AGCCGGCGCCCCCCAGGTCTGTGTACGCGGTCAACGCAACGCACTCATCTGTGACTCTGCTGTGGAGCGAGGATGGCGTGGTGGATCACTACCAAGTGGTCTGCAGAGCCAACCAAGTGGGCAAACAAGTGAAG GCTGGAGAGCCTCAGGTGTCCAGCTCTCACGTGGTGATGGTTTCTGGTTTGATGCCTTCATCCAGCTACAACTGCAGCATCACCAGCTTCAGCTACAGCACCCCCAGCAAACCCACCCacatcaccatcaccaccaaGG CTAAGGAGATGAACCCCAGCGTCGCCGCCATCTCGGCTCTCGCTGTGCTCACCATCCTGCTCATCAGCCTGCTGGTTCTGTTTCTTCTGGTTCTGCGCAAGAAGCACCTGCAGATGAGCAG AGAGTGCGGCGGGGAGGCCTTCGTCAACTTCGCCTCGTTCGACAGAGACAGGAAGCTCCCGTACAACTG GGGCAAGACCGCGTTAAAGAAACGGAAGCTAACAAG TCCCGTGCAGCTGGACGACTTTGACGCCTACTTCAAGGAAATGAGCAAAGACTCGGCCTACAAGTTCTCTCTGCAGTTTGAG GAGCTGAAGAGTGTCGGACTGGATCTTTCCCATGACGCAGCCGACCTGCCCGTCAACAGACCCAAGAACCGCTACACCAACATCCTCCCCT ACGACTTCAGTCGCGTGAAGCTGATGTCCATGCACAACGATGAAGGTGCAGACTACATCAACGCCAACTACATTCCT GGCTACAAACATCCTAAAGAGTACATCGCCACCCAGGGCCCGCTGCCCGAGACCCGCAACGACTTTTGGAAGATGGTTCTTCAGGAGAAGTCCCCCATCGTGGTCATGCTGACGCAGTGCAATGAGCGGCGGAGG GTGAAGTGCGACCACTACTGGCCGTTCACCGACGAGCCCGTCATGTATGGCGAGATCAGCGTGGAGATGCTCTCTGAAAGCGAATCCCCGGAGTGGACCATCAGGAAGTTCAGGCTGGGATAT GCGGATGAGACTCAGGACATCCTTCACCTCAACTACACCTCGTGGCCGGATCACGGCGTTCCCACAGTCAACGCCATCGAGAGCATCCTGCAGTTTGTCCACATTGTGCGTCAGCAGGCCAACAGGACCAAGGACCCCATCGTAGTCCACTGCAG CGCCGGCGTGGGCAGGACCGGCACCTTCATCGCTCTGGACCGCCTCTTGCAGCACCTTCGAGAACACGAGTTTGTGGACATCCTGGGGATGGTGTCCGAGATGCGCTCGCACCGCCTCTCCATGGTGCAGACTGAG GAACAGTACGTCTTCATCCATCAGTGTGTCCTGCTCATGTGGCAGAAGAAGCAGCATGCCATCACCTCCGACGTCATCTACGAGAACGCCAGCAAGACATAA
- the cradd gene encoding death domain-containing protein CRADD yields MDVIHKDLLRNHRLVLCEELLVSDTILPFLYQEAILTGAQVEEIQSQSTDRKRSLKLLDILPNRGPRAFHCFLQALDFEFSWLRDRLLQDLRARTETGAWCTSHGETSPPSGHEDAWRLPRPLGEKVPSDRELSRLASRLGGEWEAVLMDLGFSATALFRCRADHALSCHDAALAALLQWRRSEGKRATLSRLEQSLQVTGVHPSVLKDVLL; encoded by the exons ATGGATGTTATTCACAAAGACCTGCTGAGGAACCACAGACTGGTCCTGTGCGAGGAGCTGCTTGTCAGCGACACCATCCTTCCGTTCTTGTACCAGGAGGCCATTTTAACAGGGGCGCAGGTAGAAGAAATCCAGTCTCAAAGCACAGACCGGAAGAGAAGTCTCAAGCTGCTGGACATTTTGCCGAACCGCGGCCCACGAGCTTTCCACTGCTTCCTGCAAGCTTTGGACTTCGAATTCAGCTGGCTCCGAGACCGTCTGCTCCAGGATCTGCGAGCCCGAACTGAAACTGGAGCCTGGTGTACAAGTCACGGAGAAACATCGCCGCCCAGTGGACATGAAG ACGCGTGGCGTCTTCCTCGCCCGCTCGGAGAGAAAGTTCCTTCGGACCGTGAGCTGTCACGTCTGGCGTCCCGTCTGGGCGGCGAGTGGGAGGCGGTGCTGATGGACCTGGGCTTCTCGGCCACCGCCTTGTTTCGCTGCCGGGCCGATCACGCCCTCAGCTGTCACGACGCCGCGCTGGCTGCCCTGCTGCAATGGAGACGATCCGAGGGCAAGCGCGCCACCTTGAGCAGACTGGAGCAAAGCCTACAGGTGACCGGCGTCCACCCGTCCGTCCTGAAAGACGTCCTGCTGTGA